The genomic interval TCTTTTACTAAATTTGCCGCTAAAGCGGATGATAAAACACAACCACTTCCGTGTTTTTCATAAATGGGTTTTGTGGTGATTGGCGGAATATTCAGTTTTACAATTTTACTGTAATACACTTCGTCCCAACCTTTTTTATCCGTTCTATGTCCGCCTTTTAAGTAGATATTTGTTCTTTCTGCGATAAACTCAATGGTTTGTTCTATACTTTTATCTGGAAATAATGCTTTTATTTCATCATAATTTGGCGTGATAAAATCACAATTTTCTAATACTTTTTCAAAAGTCTCTAAATCTTGTATGCTGTGGAATTTAAAACCCGCACTTGCTTTTAAAATAGGATCCAACACTATTTTTATATTCGGATTTAACTTTTTCAAAGTCAGAATAACTTCTAACAACGTTTTCCAAGATTTAATGATTCCGATTTTTACAACAGGAATTGAAAAGCGTTTAAATAGTTGTTGTACTTGACTTAATATTACTTTTTTCTTGATCCAAACACAATCTGTAAATTCAATATCATTCTGAACCGTAACAGCAGTACACACAGATAATCCGTATAGATTATGTGCTTCAAATGTCTTCATATCTGATGTAATTCCCGCTCCACTCGACGGATCTAAACCTGCTATTGTTAGTATGTAGTTTTTTTGATTCAAATTTTTATTTCGCTTTAGTTCTTAAATAATTTCGTTTATTGCAAACATGTTCTCGATACATTTTTATTCCGTTACCACTTCATAAAAACACTCGAACTGACAGGAGTTTTCTTTATAATTCTTGACTACCTTCGAACAGACAAACAGAAATCATTAGTTTGCTGTACATACTTGATAAGCACG from Polaribacter sejongensis carries:
- a CDS encoding hydroxymethylpyrimidine/phosphomethylpyrimidine kinase, whose protein sequence is MNQKNYILTIAGLDPSSGAGITSDMKTFEAHNLYGLSVCTAVTVQNDIEFTDCVWIKKKVILSQVQQLFKRFSIPVVKIGIIKSWKTLLEVILTLKKLNPNIKIVLDPILKASAGFKFHSIQDLETFEKVLENCDFITPNYDEIKALFPDKSIEQTIEFIAERTNIYLKGGHRTDKKGWDEVYYSKIVKLNIPPITTKPIYEKHGSGCVLSSALAANLVKEIPLEDACRNTKLYTEQFLISNESLLGTHNYQNE